The following proteins come from a genomic window of Planctomycetota bacterium:
- a CDS encoding MBL fold metallo-hydrolase: protein MSWTLTFLGTGTSAGVPLIGCDCAVCHSSDPRDRRDRPSVLVKRDNKLILIDTTPDLRHQMLRHKVHRLDAVLYTHNHADHVFGIDDLRRFNAVMDAPLDIFAEQYVIDWLRETFRYMFDPKHNPNRSFVPQLILHPVIPGEAVSIAHENITPLRILHGRLPILGYRLGAMAYCTDCSAIAPETWRHLDDLDVLVIDGLRYTHHPTHMTVDQALAVIEQVKPKRAYLTHIAHEISHADLEPRLPEHVRLAYDDLKVELDD, encoded by the coding sequence ATGTCCTGGACGCTGACATTCCTCGGAACCGGCACCAGCGCCGGCGTGCCGCTGATCGGCTGTGACTGCGCCGTGTGTCATTCGAGCGATCCGCGCGATCGCCGCGACCGCCCCAGCGTCCTCGTCAAGCGCGACAACAAGCTCATCCTCATCGACACCACGCCCGACCTGCGTCATCAGATGCTCCGCCACAAGGTCCATCGCCTCGACGCCGTGCTCTACACGCACAACCACGCCGACCATGTCTTCGGCATCGACGACCTGCGCCGGTTCAACGCCGTGATGGACGCCCCGCTGGACATCTTCGCCGAGCAGTACGTCATCGACTGGCTCCGCGAAACCTTCCGCTACATGTTCGACCCCAAGCACAATCCCAACCGCTCCTTCGTCCCGCAGCTCATTCTGCATCCGGTGATCCCCGGCGAGGCGGTCTCGATCGCACACGAGAACATCACGCCCCTGCGCATCCTGCACGGCCGACTGCCCATCCTCGGCTACCGCCTCGGCGCGATGGCCTACTGCACCGACTGCTCGGCGATCGCGCCGGAAACCTGGCGGCACCTTGACGATCTGGACGTGCTGGTCATCGACGGCCTGCGCTACACGCATCACCCGACGCACATGACCGTCGATCAGGCACTGGCGGTCATCGAACAGGTCAAACCCAAGCGGGCCTACCTCACGCATATCGCCCACGAAATCTCCCACGCCGACCTCGAACCCCGCCTCCCCGAACACGTCCGGCTCGCGTACGACGATCTGAAAGTCGAGCTGGACGATTAG
- a CDS encoding DUF58 domain-containing protein has protein sequence MKRPRIKRRYALRLGGWVYLLMAMFIGLGAISSQTNLLFWTFGLMVGGLIVSAVFSGLMMIGLSIKRLLPDHGTVDEPLLVRYELHNRKWMIPAFGLIIAELDADADGAMRGKPHGWVLHCGPRATLQAQTVGWPTRRGAIHFDRIRIATTFPFGILRKSITLSQPGRVLVFPKLYRLRRRSLWDIHARDLAGSRNAAEGGGTEEFFGLREYRHGDSMKLIDWKHTARTSRVVCRDMTRLTPPKLMVLLDVRNRGPWPHARAERAISFAASIIVQAYLDGFDVGLTVAGAQCHTFAPHHGRIHRTRMLHALGELDLSCGQISPWSIPRAHEVNWLVIHAGPIDESYGPPGVQHLSDADLDSWLAQPEGKDRPVHLAARVRRGGGRGRDSA, from the coding sequence ATGAAGCGACCGCGCATCAAACGCCGGTACGCCCTGCGGCTCGGGGGATGGGTGTACTTGTTGATGGCGATGTTCATCGGCCTGGGCGCGATCAGTTCGCAGACCAATCTGCTGTTCTGGACGTTCGGTCTGATGGTCGGCGGGCTGATCGTCTCCGCGGTCTTCAGCGGGTTGATGATGATCGGTCTGTCCATCAAACGACTTCTTCCCGATCACGGCACGGTCGACGAACCGTTGCTCGTGCGCTACGAACTGCACAACCGTAAATGGATGATCCCCGCGTTCGGGCTCATCATCGCCGAACTCGACGCCGACGCCGACGGCGCCATGCGCGGCAAGCCCCACGGTTGGGTCCTGCACTGCGGCCCGCGCGCGACGCTGCAAGCCCAAACCGTCGGCTGGCCCACCCGACGCGGCGCCATCCACTTCGACCGCATCCGCATCGCCACGACTTTCCCCTTCGGCATCCTCCGAAAAAGCATCACGCTTTCGCAGCCCGGACGCGTGCTCGTGTTCCCCAAGCTCTATCGCCTCCGCCGGCGAAGTCTGTGGGACATCCACGCGCGCGATCTGGCCGGCTCGCGCAACGCCGCGGAGGGCGGCGGCACCGAGGAGTTCTTCGGCCTGCGCGAGTATCGGCACGGCGATTCGATGAAGCTCATCGATTGGAAGCACACGGCCCGGACGTCGCGCGTGGTGTGTCGGGACATGACGCGGTTGACGCCGCCGAAGTTGATGGTGCTGCTGGACGTTCGCAATCGCGGGCCCTGGCCGCACGCTCGGGCCGAGCGCGCCATCTCGTTCGCCGCCTCGATCATCGTGCAGGCGTATCTGGACGGGTTCGACGTCGGGCTCACCGTCGCGGGCGCGCAATGTCATACCTTCGCCCCGCATCACGGCCGCATCCACCGCACGCGGATGCTCCATGCGCTGGGCGAACTGGACTTAAGCTGCGGGCAGATCAGCCCGTGGTCCATTCCCCGGGCGCACGAGGTCAACTGGCTGGTCATTCACGCCGGGCCGATCGATGAGAGCTACGGCCCGCCGGGCGTGCAGCACTTGAGCGATGCGGACCTGGACAGTTGGCTCGCCCAGCCGGAGGGCAAGGATCGGCCGGTCCATCTGGCGGCGCGCGTCCGGCGCGGCGGCGGGCGCGGGAGGGACAGCGCATGA
- a CDS encoding DUF3488 domain-containing protein: MSMILSFRRLMYAQVILGVIAYAVAEQSAVMVLVAGTLGTLSWYVVEGPRGKPLPRWLINLGVLCVTAWLFYSQVTRQQELILGLGEFILFIQIFKLYERKSNRDYAQLIVLRRMQMICAAIISAEIVFGILLIIYLVLTLFTLLQFQLKMGYDEVSEAGIKQAPPGQRSTRPKPVVSRGHRRHFNLVAACCGIGAMALSAVVFVAMPRGEGKGLLGDWSPPTRRNVSGFDDTIELTSGTHIATSRVPVMNITLTRDGQPYGSDDFSFLVRGTSLDRYDRASHRWTRSTRGDHALDMDAQGAAVLAQVPDRTPILSQQITLRAQTHGVLFSAYPPVRIVCPQVRSMLFNVHDQVLSARQPAPPSIQYTVDALAEPTLDMTPMYAQLEERGGAAPLDTDRERVLDSPRLRAEALRILRVANLSRDPKLVSTPQDMRIAAAIEQYLQTHMAYTLDLPAVPDGTDPIMAFLFEHQRGHCEYFASAMTALLRSIGVTSRVVTGFRATEFNSVGGYYVVREKNAHAWVEAYQPGVGWRAFDPSPPLAIERLHAPGSGLLALVRDLYEYMEFHWINGVITYDANQRRSVMVNIDSNLNSVTRAGQSLWESIVAWIKDFRERWTFGFWGYVLIVIVLGSILSGIVLLVHTILRRRRYIRQLQLEIAPRKLQRRLAQHLEFYVQMLKVLEKAGFSKPLWQTPASFAEHLTHRDPDRFETVVPLTDLFYEIRFGGRPLDADRARRIGRHLERLRRTMRVMTSG; the protein is encoded by the coding sequence ATGAGCATGATCCTCTCGTTTCGCCGGCTCATGTACGCGCAGGTGATCCTCGGCGTCATCGCCTACGCCGTCGCCGAGCAGAGCGCCGTCATGGTCCTCGTCGCCGGCACCCTCGGCACGCTCAGTTGGTACGTCGTCGAAGGACCGCGCGGCAAACCGCTGCCCCGATGGCTCATCAATCTCGGCGTCCTGTGCGTCACCGCATGGCTCTTCTACTCGCAGGTCACGCGGCAGCAGGAACTGATCCTCGGCCTGGGTGAATTCATCCTCTTCATCCAGATCTTCAAACTCTACGAACGCAAATCCAATCGCGATTACGCCCAGCTCATTGTCCTGCGTCGGATGCAGATGATCTGCGCCGCGATCATCAGCGCCGAAATCGTCTTCGGCATCCTGCTGATCATCTACCTGGTGCTGACGCTTTTCACATTGCTCCAGTTTCAGCTCAAGATGGGCTACGACGAAGTGAGCGAGGCGGGAATAAAACAGGCCCCGCCCGGCCAGCGCTCGACCCGCCCCAAGCCCGTCGTCTCCCGCGGGCATCGACGCCACTTCAATCTCGTCGCCGCCTGCTGCGGCATCGGCGCGATGGCGCTGTCGGCGGTCGTGTTCGTCGCCATGCCGCGCGGCGAAGGCAAGGGGCTGCTCGGCGACTGGTCCCCGCCGACGCGCCGCAACGTCAGCGGGTTCGACGACACCATCGAACTGACCAGCGGCACCCACATCGCCACCAGCCGCGTCCCCGTCATGAACATCACGCTCACGCGCGACGGACAACCCTACGGGTCCGACGACTTTTCATTCCTGGTGCGCGGCACGTCGCTGGACCGTTACGACCGGGCGAGCCATCGCTGGACGCGCAGCACGCGCGGCGATCATGCGCTGGACATGGACGCACAGGGCGCCGCCGTCCTCGCACAAGTCCCCGACCGCACGCCGATCCTCTCGCAGCAGATCACGCTGCGGGCGCAGACGCACGGCGTCTTGTTCTCCGCTTATCCGCCGGTGCGCATCGTCTGCCCGCAGGTGCGATCGATGCTCTTTAACGTGCATGATCAGGTGCTCAGCGCCCGCCAGCCCGCCCCGCCGAGCATTCAGTACACCGTCGACGCCCTGGCCGAGCCGACGCTGGACATGACGCCGATGTACGCCCAGCTCGAAGAGCGCGGCGGAGCGGCGCCGCTCGACACCGACCGCGAGCGCGTGCTCGATTCGCCGCGCCTTCGGGCCGAGGCGCTGCGGATTCTGCGCGTGGCGAATCTGAGCCGCGATCCCAAGCTTGTCTCCACCCCGCAGGACATGCGGATCGCCGCGGCGATCGAGCAGTATCTGCAAACGCACATGGCCTACACGCTCGACCTCCCCGCCGTGCCCGACGGCACCGACCCGATCATGGCGTTCCTCTTCGAGCATCAGCGCGGGCATTGCGAGTATTTCGCCTCGGCGATGACCGCTTTGCTCCGATCGATCGGCGTGACCAGCCGGGTCGTCACCGGCTTCCGCGCCACCGAGTTCAACAGCGTCGGCGGGTACTACGTCGTGCGCGAAAAGAACGCCCATGCCTGGGTCGAAGCGTATCAACCGGGCGTCGGATGGCGCGCGTTCGATCCCTCGCCGCCGCTGGCCATCGAGCGGCTCCACGCCCCCGGCTCCGGCTTGCTCGCGCTCGTCCGCGACCTCTACGAGTACATGGAGTTCCACTGGATCAACGGCGTCATCACCTACGATGCCAACCAGCGGCGCAGCGTCATGGTCAACATCGACTCGAACCTCAACTCCGTCACGCGCGCGGGGCAATCGTTGTGGGAGTCGATCGTGGCGTGGATCAAGGATTTCCGCGAGCGGTGGACGTTCGGATTCTGGGGCTATGTGCTGATCGTCATCGTGCTCGGATCGATCCTCTCGGGCATCGTTCTTTTGGTTCACACCATCCTCCGCCGCCGGCGCTACATTCGTCAGCTTCAGCTTGAGATCGCGCCGCGCAAGCTCCAGCGGCGGCTCGCCCAGCATCTTGAGTTCTACGTGCAGATGCTCAAGGTGCTCGAGAAGGCGGGATTTTCCAAGCCGCTCTGGCAGACGCCGGCGAGCTTCGCGGAGCATCTGACGCATCGCGACCCGGATCGCTTCGAGACGGTCGTGCCGCTGACCGATCTGTTTTACGAGATCCGCTTCGGGGGCCGCCCGCTTGATGCGGACCGGGCGCGGCGGATCGGGCGTCATCTGGAGCGGTTGCGGCGGACGATGCGCGTGATGACGTCCGGATAA
- a CDS encoding DUF1501 domain-containing protein, whose protein sequence is MKRRTHSTACCNFRQTTMLSRRQLLKAGGMAAMGLTTPNLLRAAAVQPAGSAPPVRARSVIFLFQWGGPSHVDMFDMKPGAPDKYRSPHQQIRTSCDDLEINEHLPRLARVMDKITVIRSVHHDMKNHNSAGYYALTGAAPPTDDQRLRDSLDLYPAYGSVVDQLAPVHGTMPTFVSYPHVISDGSITPGQHASFLGKKHDPLFVPRDPNDPDFSLPELSLPDRVTLDRLHARRGLQQLIDEQSRLMSYSAEARGIDAYYQRAMAMLQSDHVRNAFDLSQEPKWIRDRYGRTEYGQACLLARRLAESGVKFTTVYFSRSIGGRSKTEGGWDTHGFDNTRMFPIIEAFHLPMTDATLPVLLEDLEQRGMLDETLVVWMGEFGRTPKINANASRDHWPQCYSVLMAGGGVKRGFVYGKSDERGEKPVENPVRPDDIAATIYYLLGIDPNTYINDALNRPRRIANGEPILDIIA, encoded by the coding sequence ATGAAACGACGCACGCATTCGACGGCCTGCTGCAATTTCCGCCAGACGACGATGCTCTCGCGGCGGCAGTTGCTCAAGGCGGGGGGCATGGCGGCGATGGGATTGACCACGCCGAACCTGCTTCGCGCCGCGGCGGTTCAGCCGGCGGGGAGCGCGCCGCCGGTGCGGGCGCGGTCGGTGATCTTCCTGTTCCAGTGGGGCGGACCCAGTCATGTCGACATGTTCGACATGAAGCCCGGCGCGCCGGACAAGTACCGCAGCCCGCATCAACAGATTCGCACCTCCTGCGACGACCTGGAGATCAACGAACATCTGCCGCGCCTTGCCAGGGTGATGGACAAGATAACGGTCATCCGCAGCGTGCATCACGACATGAAGAACCACAACTCGGCGGGATACTACGCGCTGACGGGCGCCGCCCCGCCGACGGACGATCAGCGACTGCGCGATTCGCTGGACCTTTACCCGGCGTACGGGTCGGTCGTCGATCAGCTCGCCCCGGTGCACGGCACGATGCCGACCTTCGTCAGCTACCCGCACGTCATCTCCGATGGGTCCATCACACCCGGTCAGCACGCCAGTTTCCTGGGCAAGAAGCACGATCCGCTCTTCGTGCCGCGCGACCCCAATGACCCGGACTTTTCGCTGCCGGAGTTGAGTCTGCCCGATCGCGTCACGCTCGATCGGCTCCACGCCCGCCGCGGGCTCCAACAGCTCATTGACGAGCAGAGCCGCCTGATGAGCTACAGCGCCGAAGCGCGCGGCATCGATGCGTATTACCAGCGCGCGATGGCGATGCTTCAATCCGATCATGTGCGCAACGCTTTCGACTTGTCGCAGGAACCCAAGTGGATCCGCGACCGGTACGGGCGGACGGAATACGGGCAGGCCTGCCTGCTGGCCCGCCGGCTCGCCGAGTCGGGCGTCAAGTTCACGACCGTGTACTTCTCCCGCTCGATCGGCGGGCGGAGCAAGACCGAAGGCGGATGGGACACGCACGGGTTCGACAACACGCGCATGTTCCCGATCATCGAAGCGTTCCACCTGCCGATGACCGATGCGACGCTGCCGGTGCTGCTGGAGGATCTGGAGCAGCGGGGGATGCTCGATGAGACGCTGGTCGTCTGGATGGGCGAGTTCGGACGAACGCCCAAGATCAACGCCAACGCCAGCCGGGACCACTGGCCCCAGTGCTACAGCGTGCTGATGGCCGGGGGCGGCGTAAAGCGCGGGTTCGTCTATGGCAAGAGCGACGAGCGCGGCGAGAAGCCCGTCGAAAACCCCGTCCGCCCCGATGATATCGCCGCCACGATCTATTACCTGCTGGGCATCGACCCCAACACCTACATCAACGACGCCCTGAACCGCCCCCGCCGCATCGCCAACGGCGAGCCGATCCTGGACATCATCGCGTAA